Proteins from a genomic interval of Oreochromis aureus strain Israel breed Guangdong linkage group 6, ZZ_aureus, whole genome shotgun sequence:
- the foxe1 gene encoding forkhead box protein E1 produces the protein MTMPVVKVEKDSPADTTLLASNPPPQTEEQPRGRRRKRPLQRGKPPYSYIALISMAIANSPDRKLTLGGIYKFITERFPFYRDNSKKWQNSIRHNLTLNDCFIKIPREPGRPGKGNYWALDPNAEDMFESGSFLRRRKRFKRCDLSTYTSYVHETPVFSPVQITRPAAYTNSVYPNMTLSPTYGQQLPSAYYPSSSPPGFGHSQTRMFSINNIIGHPTPASMLAGQGPEVMQQQSRSFSPEGLPNGSSPCSLGAPGFQSQPCGGSVPPRSSTHPAFTYSGQNSHPHQHAHQGSYGQGHTQGMGYAAGGRIHASAHGPAETVDHYGRVSPVQLGSFSQYNSAAGPIGNTGGYLRHPTYPGNMDRFVSAM, from the coding sequence ATGACAATGCCTGTGGTCAAAGTGGAGAAAGACTCTCCAGCAGATACCACCTTGCTTGCCTCCAATCCTCCACCGCAGACAGAGGAGCAGCCACGGGGTCGGAGGAGGAAGAGACCTCTCCAGCGCGGGAAACCACCATACAGCTACATTGCCCTCATCTCCATGGCTATTGCCAACTCCCCTGACCGCAAACTAACACTGGGGGGTATCTACAAATTCATCACAGAGCGCTTCCCCTTTTACAGAGACAATTCGAAGAAATGGCAAAACTCAATCCGCCATAATCTGACTCTGAATGATTGTTTTATCAAGATCCCTCGAGAGCCAGGACGACCTGGGAAAGGCAACTACTGGGCACTGGACCCAAACGCTGAGGACATGTTTGAGAGTGGCAGCTTTCTGAGACGCAGGAAGAGGTTTAAGCGCTGCGACCTGAGCACATACACTTCATATGTGCATGAAACACCAGTTTTTTCCCCCGTTCAGATTACCAGACCAGCTGCGTACACCAACTCAGTCTATCCCAACATGACACTCAGTCCCACATATGGACAGCAGCTGCCCTCTGCCTACTATCCCTCTTCGTCGCCTCCAGGGTTTGGGCACAGTCAGACCCGCATGTTCAGCATCAACAACATCATAGGACACCCGACTCCAGCCAGCATGCTGGCAGGTCAAGGACCAGAGGTGATGCAGCAGCAAAGCCGGAGCTTCAGTCCCGAAGGGCTTCCGAATGGATCCAGTCCCTGCAGCTTGGGAGCTCCGGGTTTCCAGAGTCAACCGTGCGGGGGATCTGTGCCTCCCCGCTCATCTACACATCCGGCGTTCACCTACTCTGGACAAAACAGCCATCCGCACCAACATGCACACCAGGGCTCGTACGGACAGGGTCACACCCAGGGCATGGGGTACGCAGCAGGAGGACGGATCCACGCATCAGCTCACGGCCCTGCAGAAACAGTGGACCATTACGGCAGGGTCTCCCCAGTGCAGCTGGGGTCTTTCTCCCAGTATAACAGCGCTGCAGGTCCTATTGGAAACACTGGGGGATACCTCAGACACCCCACCTACCCGGGGAATATGGACCGTTTTGTTTCTGCTATGTAA